The proteins below are encoded in one region of Tsuneonella sp. CC-YZS046:
- a CDS encoding TlpA disulfide reductase family protein, with amino-acid sequence MPSLSLTLAVLGLAVINGGCDRQSQPPAQPAAKEQANAGSPATAAGSPDRSHAGSRLPDFTFADPNGQKLHLPELQGTPALINLWATWCAPCVKEMPLLDDLASRMQGKLRVVTISQDMQGAAKVAPFFKQNGYRKLEPWLDPENELAFHYGGANLPMTLLYDAQGREVWRIAGDFDWSGAEAQNLVGEALVK; translated from the coding sequence TTGCCTTCGCTGTCGCTCACACTTGCCGTCCTGGGCCTCGCCGTCATCAATGGCGGCTGCGATAGGCAAAGCCAGCCGCCAGCGCAACCGGCGGCGAAGGAGCAAGCCAATGCCGGAAGCCCGGCGACAGCGGCAGGATCGCCCGACCGCAGCCATGCGGGCAGCCGCCTGCCCGATTTCACCTTTGCCGATCCCAATGGGCAAAAACTTCACCTGCCGGAATTGCAAGGCACCCCGGCGCTGATCAATCTCTGGGCAACGTGGTGTGCGCCCTGCGTGAAGGAAATGCCGCTGCTGGACGATCTGGCCAGCCGGATGCAGGGCAAGCTGCGGGTCGTCACCATCAGTCAGGACATGCAGGGGGCGGCGAAGGTCGCGCCGTTCTTCAAGCAAAACGGCTACCGAAAACTGGAACCGTGGCTGGACCCGGAAAACGAACTGGCGTTCCATTATGGCGGAGCCAATTTGCCGATGACTCTCCTGTACGACGCGCAAGGGCGCGAGGTCTGGCGGATCGCCGGCGATTTCGACTGGAGCGGCGCCGAAGCGCAGAATCTGGTGGGGGAAGCACTGGTCAAATAA
- the argH gene encoding argininosuccinate lyase, with protein MWGGRFAEGPSAIMREINASIPFDKALWRQDIAASKAHVAMLGKQGIVSQDDVQAISVGLDRIAGEYAANGVPEDWNLEDIHMTTESRLAELIGPAAGRLHTARSRNDQVATDFRLWVRDAIDQVDAGLAELQKALVARAGEHADSIMPGFTHLQTAQPVTLGHHLMAYYEMIRRDRSRFADARARLNESPLGSAALAGTGFPIDRDATAQALGFERPTNNSLDAVSDRDFALDYLMAAAQCSLHLSRLAEEFIIWASQPFGFAALPDALSTGSSIMPQKKNPDAAELVRGHAGRIVGCATALMVTMKGLPLAYSKDMQDDKPPVFEAAGLLGLSIAAMTGMVAETAFRTERMRQAAQLGYATATDLADWLVRQADIPFREAHHITGAAVKLAESKGIALEALNLEELQQIDSRIGEAVYSALSVEASVAARCSHGGTAPAEVRKRVAEARRALGMDGAA; from the coding sequence ATGTGGGGCGGGCGCTTCGCGGAAGGGCCCAGCGCGATCATGCGCGAGATAAACGCCTCGATTCCCTTCGACAAGGCGCTGTGGCGGCAGGACATCGCCGCATCGAAGGCGCATGTCGCGATGCTCGGCAAGCAGGGCATCGTCTCGCAGGATGATGTGCAGGCGATCAGCGTGGGTCTGGATCGCATCGCGGGCGAATATGCGGCGAACGGGGTTCCGGAGGACTGGAATCTCGAGGACATCCATATGACCACTGAAAGCCGGCTGGCCGAGCTGATCGGCCCGGCGGCGGGGCGGCTGCACACGGCGCGCAGCCGGAACGACCAGGTGGCGACCGATTTCCGGCTGTGGGTGCGCGACGCCATCGATCAGGTGGATGCGGGGCTGGCCGAGCTGCAGAAGGCGCTGGTCGCGCGCGCCGGCGAACATGCCGATTCGATCATGCCGGGGTTCACCCATTTGCAGACCGCGCAGCCGGTCACGCTCGGCCATCACCTGATGGCCTATTACGAGATGATCCGGCGGGACAGGTCGCGCTTTGCCGATGCTCGGGCGCGCCTCAATGAAAGCCCGCTGGGTTCGGCCGCCCTGGCAGGCACCGGCTTTCCGATCGACCGCGATGCGACCGCGCAGGCGCTGGGTTTCGAACGGCCCACCAATAACAGCCTCGATGCCGTGTCGGATCGCGATTTCGCGCTGGATTACCTGATGGCTGCGGCGCAATGCTCGCTGCATCTTTCGCGTCTGGCGGAAGAGTTCATCATCTGGGCAAGCCAGCCCTTCGGCTTTGCCGCCCTGCCGGATGCGCTCAGCACCGGCAGCTCGATCATGCCGCAGAAGAAGAATCCGGATGCGGCGGAACTGGTGCGGGGCCACGCGGGGCGGATCGTGGGTTGCGCGACGGCACTTATGGTCACGATGAAGGGCCTGCCGCTCGCCTATTCTAAGGATATGCAAGACGACAAGCCGCCGGTATTCGAGGCGGCCGGGCTGCTGGGCCTTTCCATCGCCGCAATGACGGGAATGGTGGCCGAAACAGCTTTCCGGACGGAACGCATGCGTCAGGCCGCGCAGCTGGGCTATGCGACCGCCACCGACCTGGCCGACTGGCTGGTGCGGCAGGCGGATATTCCGTTCCGCGAGGCGCATCACATCACCGGGGCGGCGGTGAAGCTGGCCGAAAGCAAGGGGATCGCGCTCGAGGCGCTGAACCTGGAGGAATTGCAACAGATCGATTCGCGGATTGGCGAGGCGGTCTATTCTGCGCTATCCGTCGAGGCTTCCGTTGCCGCTCGTTGCAGCCATGGCGGCACCGCGCCGGCGGAAGTCCGCAAGCGCGTGGCCGAAGCGCGGCGCGCGCTGGGCATGGATGGCGCGGCATGA
- the lysA gene encoding diaminopimelate decarboxylase: MDYFAYRDGVLHAEDVPLDQIAEEVGTPAYVYSRATLVRHARVFREALDVLPRRQIAFAVKSNPNLAVLKLLSSEGFGADVVSGGELERALAAGMSAEGIVFSGVGKTRAEMLRGLEAGIGQFNLESEEEGVELAALAAGHGFTARAALRVNPDVDAGTHGKISTGKAENKFGVPYDLAAGIYARLAALPGMDMRGLAVHIGSQLASLDPLERAFLKMGELMRAIRAQGDSVTHMDLGGGIGVPYKAGEVFPSPAEYGAMVARVTADWDVTLMFEPGRVITGNSGVLITRVIRVKPGVTSPFVIVDAAMNDLARPALYDAWHDFIAIRPSGETITANIVGPICESSDTFAMGRAIDAVKPGDLAAFRTAGAYGATMANTYNSRPLVPEVMVDGDRWAIVANRIDPAAILAAERVPDWLAE; encoded by the coding sequence ATGGATTATTTTGCTTACAGGGATGGCGTTCTCCATGCGGAGGATGTGCCGCTCGATCAGATTGCCGAAGAGGTGGGAACGCCCGCCTATGTCTATTCGCGCGCCACGCTGGTGCGCCATGCCCGCGTCTTTCGGGAAGCGCTCGATGTGCTGCCGCGCAGGCAGATCGCCTTTGCCGTGAAGTCCAACCCCAATCTCGCGGTGCTCAAGCTGCTTTCAAGCGAGGGGTTCGGGGCCGATGTGGTTTCCGGAGGGGAGCTGGAGCGCGCCCTTGCCGCGGGGATGTCCGCCGAGGGCATCGTCTTTTCCGGGGTGGGCAAGACCCGGGCCGAAATGCTGCGCGGGCTTGAGGCGGGCATCGGCCAATTCAATCTCGAATCCGAGGAAGAAGGTGTGGAGCTTGCGGCGCTTGCCGCCGGGCACGGCTTTACCGCGCGCGCCGCGCTGCGCGTCAATCCGGATGTGGATGCCGGCACCCATGGCAAGATTTCGACCGGCAAGGCCGAAAACAAGTTCGGCGTTCCTTATGACCTTGCAGCGGGCATCTATGCGCGACTCGCCGCCTTGCCGGGCATGGATATGCGCGGGCTTGCCGTCCATATCGGCAGCCAGCTCGCCAGCCTGGACCCGCTGGAGCGGGCCTTCCTGAAAATGGGCGAACTGATGCGCGCCATCCGCGCTCAGGGCGACAGCGTCACCCATATGGATCTCGGCGGCGGGATCGGGGTGCCCTACAAGGCCGGCGAGGTTTTCCCCAGCCCGGCCGAATATGGCGCGATGGTCGCGCGCGTCACCGCCGATTGGGACGTGACCCTGATGTTCGAACCGGGGCGCGTCATTACCGGCAATTCCGGCGTCCTGATAACCCGCGTGATCCGCGTGAAGCCGGGTGTGACCAGCCCGTTCGTGATCGTGGATGCGGCGATGAACGATCTGGCCCGCCCGGCGCTATACGATGCATGGCACGATTTTATCGCCATCCGCCCGTCTGGAGAGACGATCACCGCCAATATCGTCGGCCCGATCTGCGAAAGCTCCGACACTTTCGCGATGGGGCGGGCCATCGATGCCGTGAAGCCGGGCGATCTGGCCGCGTTCCGCACTGCCGGGGCCTATGGCGCGACCATGGCGAACACATACAACAGCCGCCCGCTCGTCCCTGAGGTCATGGTCGATGGCGATCGGTGGGCCATCGTCGCCAATCGCATAGATCCGGCTGCGATTCTCGCGGCGGAGCGGGTTCCGGACTGGCTGGCCGAATGA
- a CDS encoding siroheme synthase gives MRSLPLFHRISGQPVIVLGEGEAAEAKRRLVERAGGVVVADPEEGIRRNARLAFVAHDESVRVEAASERLREAGVLVNAADRPDLCDFTVPSVLDRDPVLIAIGTSGASAGLAKAIRLRLETLLPQRLGVLAKALNSARSALRARWPDAGERRRALDAALAEGGALDPLREQSADAVPEWLENAPPGTEAGLIEIELTSDDPEDLTLRQARLLGSADAILYTAGVASAILARARADAVRHCVSNDPPGASGREGLVILLRRQ, from the coding sequence ATGAGAAGCCTGCCGCTTTTCCACCGCATCTCCGGGCAGCCGGTGATCGTGCTGGGGGAAGGAGAAGCGGCTGAGGCCAAGCGGCGGCTGGTGGAACGGGCGGGAGGCGTCGTCGTCGCCGACCCCGAAGAAGGCATCCGACGGAATGCGCGGCTCGCATTCGTCGCCCATGACGAGTCCGTCAGGGTCGAAGCCGCTTCGGAGCGGCTGCGCGAGGCGGGTGTGCTCGTGAATGCTGCCGACCGTCCGGATCTATGTGATTTCACTGTGCCGAGCGTGCTCGATCGTGATCCGGTTCTGATCGCAATCGGTACGTCGGGCGCTTCTGCCGGTCTGGCCAAGGCCATTCGCCTGCGGCTGGAAACCCTGCTGCCGCAACGATTGGGAGTACTGGCCAAAGCGCTCAACTCTGCCCGTTCAGCCTTGCGTGCCAGGTGGCCTGATGCCGGGGAACGGCGGCGTGCGCTGGATGCGGCGCTGGCGGAAGGGGGAGCGCTGGACCCGTTGCGTGAGCAATCCGCCGATGCCGTGCCCGAATGGCTTGAGAATGCTCCGCCCGGAACGGAGGCCGGGCTGATCGAGATCGAACTCACCAGCGACGATCCGGAGGATCTGACGCTGCGCCAGGCCCGGCTGCTCGGCTCGGCGGATGCGATCCTGTATACGGCAGGGGTTGCGTCCGCCATTCTTGCCCGCGCCCGGGCGGATGCCGTGCGGCACTGCGTATCGAACGATCCGCCCGGGGCAAGCGGCAGGGAAGGACTGGTGATCCTGTTGCGGCGGCAGTGA
- the ruvX gene encoding Holliday junction resolvase RuvX gives MGSQPLITAQAAELRAALPDGGVLMGLDPGTKTIGTAFCDAGWRFASPGKTFPRGKFARDKAALEALAVERGVAGLVIGLPLNMDGSESPRAQANRAFARNLGVLGLPILLWDERWSTASAERSLIDQDMSRAKRAGRIDSAAAAVILQAAIDALSGSAFQD, from the coding sequence GTGGGCAGCCAGCCACTGATTACGGCCCAGGCCGCGGAATTGCGCGCAGCCCTGCCCGATGGCGGCGTGCTGATGGGGCTGGACCCCGGCACCAAGACCATCGGCACCGCCTTCTGCGATGCCGGCTGGCGGTTCGCCTCGCCGGGCAAGACTTTCCCGCGCGGCAAGTTCGCGCGCGACAAGGCGGCGCTGGAGGCCCTGGCGGTGGAACGAGGGGTCGCCGGGCTGGTGATCGGCCTGCCTCTCAACATGGATGGCAGCGAAAGTCCCCGCGCACAGGCGAACCGGGCCTTCGCGCGCAATCTCGGGGTTCTCGGGCTGCCGATACTGCTCTGGGACGAGCGCTGGTCCACCGCCAGTGCGGAACGCAGCCTGATCGATCAGGACATGAGCCGGGCAAAGCGCGCTGGCCGCATCGATTCAGCGGCTGCCGCGGTCATCCTTCAAGCCGCGATCGACGCCTTGTCGGGCAGCGCGTTCCAGGATTGA
- a CDS encoding DUF3089 domain-containing protein — translation MARKFLYLIALLTVLVIAALFALRIWSRELTEFAFVPRSEFVQQASLAPNAYEDPAMWFSRPGIGQDDPSRWQPSPEALDEDASTPPANTANAAPLPSPAPVDSTDPTEVGPSFAVFFIHPTSYLQRSYWNAPLDDEESQERARIFLRGMASPFDAASEIWAPRYRQATFGAFLTDAPEAQMALDAAYKDVEQAFEFFLSSVDEKMPIVLAGHSQGALHLTRLLKEHVAGTPLARRIVAAYPIGWPISVEHDLPSLGMPPCEKPDQTGCIIAWSSFAEPADPAMVMDRYAQSVGFDGQLRGNSAILCTNPLTGVIGGEAPAKDNLGTLVPDRDLKDAKIKPGMVPARCDPSGLLLIGEPPKLGQYVLPGNNYHVYDIPLFWRNLEADVGKRVQAWAASH, via the coding sequence ATGGCCCGCAAGTTCCTCTACCTCATCGCGCTGCTGACCGTGCTGGTCATTGCCGCGCTGTTCGCTCTCCGGATATGGTCGCGCGAGCTGACCGAATTCGCCTTCGTCCCCCGCAGCGAGTTCGTGCAGCAGGCATCGCTGGCTCCAAACGCTTATGAAGACCCGGCCATGTGGTTTTCCCGGCCCGGCATCGGGCAGGACGATCCTTCGCGCTGGCAGCCCTCGCCGGAAGCATTGGACGAAGACGCTTCCACACCGCCTGCGAATACTGCAAACGCAGCGCCGCTCCCTTCCCCCGCTCCCGTGGATTCGACCGATCCCACCGAGGTCGGCCCTTCGTTCGCGGTGTTTTTCATCCACCCCACCAGCTATCTTCAGCGTTCGTACTGGAACGCCCCGCTGGACGACGAGGAATCGCAGGAGCGCGCCCGTATCTTCCTGCGCGGGATGGCCAGTCCCTTCGACGCGGCGAGCGAGATCTGGGCGCCGCGCTATCGTCAGGCAACGTTCGGCGCCTTCCTGACCGATGCGCCGGAGGCGCAGATGGCGCTCGATGCCGCCTACAAGGACGTGGAGCAGGCCTTCGAGTTCTTTCTTTCCAGCGTCGACGAGAAGATGCCGATTGTTCTGGCCGGGCACAGCCAGGGGGCGCTCCATCTGACCCGGCTGCTCAAGGAGCATGTGGCGGGCACGCCGCTTGCCCGGCGGATCGTCGCCGCCTATCCGATCGGCTGGCCCATTTCAGTAGAGCACGACCTTCCTTCCCTGGGCATGCCGCCCTGCGAGAAGCCGGATCAGACCGGCTGCATCATCGCCTGGTCCAGCTTCGCGGAACCGGCCGATCCCGCCATGGTCATGGACCGTTATGCCCAGTCCGTCGGTTTCGATGGGCAATTGCGCGGGAACAGCGCGATTCTGTGCACCAATCCGCTGACCGGAGTTATCGGCGGCGAAGCGCCGGCGAAGGATAATCTGGGAACATTGGTGCCCGACCGCGATCTCAAGGACGCCAAGATCAAGCCGGGCATGGTTCCCGCCCGCTGCGATCCATCCGGCCTGCTGCTGATCGGCGAACCGCCCAAGCTTGGCCAATATGTCCTGCCGGGGAACAATTATCACGTCTATGATATTCCCTTGTTCTGGCGAAATCTGGAAGCCGATGTCGGCAAGCGGGTGCAGGCGTGGGCAGCCAGCCACTGA
- a CDS encoding AI-2E family transporter, translated as MSDNDEASAELIGSSPAQLSDPRLRFEARRALVWTAMVGLVALAVYLVQPLLVIFGAMVFACMIDGGARLLGRVLPIGRGWRIAIVLIGAAAFLAWLIQFAGYQIAEQAAQLPALVDSQLSLANAWLQGMGVHIRIDDIKGLAQQLFSGVGSVTRALGGLIGGFANLVLIVVLGIYIALEPHIYQRGIAWMIAEDQREDFAEMADEMAYTLRRLLSGRLLGMVVEGVFTWALLALYGVPMAALLGLLTGLLAFIPNIGAIVSGLLMVLVGFSGGTEMGLYTLGVYFAVQTIDGYILVPMIARKTVDLAPALVLAAQLILGVLFGIIGLTLADPLVAMAKVALQRRSRRIDQQQESVSTN; from the coding sequence ATGAGCGACAATGACGAAGCATCCGCCGAATTGATCGGTTCCAGCCCGGCCCAGCTAAGCGATCCCCGGCTCAGGTTCGAGGCAAGGCGGGCGCTGGTGTGGACCGCGATGGTCGGCCTCGTGGCGCTCGCCGTCTATCTCGTGCAGCCCCTGCTCGTCATCTTCGGCGCGATGGTCTTCGCCTGCATGATCGACGGAGGCGCTCGCCTGCTAGGGCGGGTGCTTCCGATCGGGCGCGGCTGGCGAATCGCGATCGTGCTGATCGGGGCGGCGGCGTTTCTCGCCTGGCTGATCCAGTTCGCCGGCTATCAGATCGCGGAACAGGCGGCCCAGCTTCCCGCCCTCGTCGACAGCCAGCTCTCCCTTGCGAATGCCTGGCTGCAAGGCATGGGCGTCCATATCCGGATCGACGACATCAAGGGTTTGGCCCAGCAGCTTTTCAGCGGGGTCGGCAGCGTGACCCGGGCGCTCGGCGGGCTGATCGGGGGCTTCGCAAACCTCGTCCTGATCGTCGTGCTGGGCATTTACATCGCGCTGGAGCCGCATATCTACCAGCGTGGCATTGCCTGGATGATCGCGGAAGACCAGCGCGAGGATTTCGCGGAAATGGCCGATGAGATGGCCTATACCCTGCGTCGGCTGTTGAGCGGACGGCTGCTGGGAATGGTTGTCGAAGGCGTGTTCACCTGGGCCTTGCTTGCGCTCTACGGGGTTCCGATGGCCGCCTTGCTGGGGCTGCTGACCGGCCTGCTCGCGTTCATTCCGAATATCGGGGCGATCGTATCGGGCCTATTGATGGTGCTCGTCGGATTTTCGGGCGGGACGGAAATGGGCCTCTATACGCTGGGCGTCTATTTCGCGGTGCAGACCATCGACGGATATATCCTGGTGCCGATGATCGCCCGCAAGACCGTGGATCTCGCGCCCGCCCTGGTGCTGGCCGCGCAGCTGATTCTCGGCGTGTTGTTCGGGATTATCGGGCTGACGCTGGCCGATCCGCTGGTGGCGATGGCCAAGGTCGCGCTTCAACGGCGATCGCGCAGGATCGATCAACAACAGGAAAGCGTTTCTACCAACTGA
- the lepB gene encoding signal peptidase I, which yields MNGNIQSVEDGDPKSERVNWVAEIRGLGLMLLAVLAFHSFIAKPFYIPSQSMMPNLLVGDRLVVSKYPYGWSWVSASFHVLPRFKGRLFPATPEYGDIVIAVPPELDEDYIKRVVALPGDRIALVNGQIILNGKPVPQTIEAPIELPIDANAPCDPESYPGLRIRKPSGLDVCELPALRETLPNGATYVVIDHLHQRLDDMAEITVPAGHVFLMGDNRDHSADSRAETFERGLGGPVPLENIGGRAEFITFSLNGSETLNPLSWWDALRGGRAWRSLRPAIMPQGNADERQ from the coding sequence ATGAACGGGAACATACAGTCTGTCGAAGATGGCGATCCGAAATCCGAGCGGGTGAATTGGGTGGCGGAGATTCGCGGACTCGGGCTGATGCTGCTGGCGGTCCTCGCCTTCCACAGTTTCATCGCGAAGCCCTTCTATATCCCTTCCCAATCGATGATGCCCAACCTGCTGGTGGGCGACCGGCTGGTGGTGAGCAAATATCCCTACGGCTGGTCGTGGGTCTCCGCCTCTTTCCACGTTCTTCCGCGCTTCAAGGGGCGCCTGTTCCCCGCCACTCCCGAATATGGCGACATCGTGATCGCGGTCCCGCCGGAACTCGATGAAGATTACATCAAGCGGGTGGTCGCCTTGCCGGGCGACCGGATCGCGCTGGTGAACGGGCAGATCATCCTGAATGGAAAGCCGGTGCCGCAAACGATCGAAGCCCCGATCGAACTGCCGATAGATGCGAACGCTCCTTGCGATCCCGAATCCTATCCCGGCCTCAGGATTCGCAAACCTTCCGGGCTGGATGTCTGCGAATTGCCCGCATTGCGCGAGACTCTTCCCAACGGCGCGACATATGTGGTGATAGACCATCTGCACCAGCGTCTGGACGATATGGCCGAGATCACGGTGCCTGCGGGCCATGTCTTCCTGATGGGCGACAATCGCGATCATTCCGCTGACAGCCGGGCCGAGACTTTCGAGCGCGGATTGGGCGGGCCGGTCCCTCTGGAGAATATCGGCGGACGGGCCGAGTTCATCACCTTCTCCCTCAATGGCAGCGAAACGCTGAATCCCTTGAGCTGGTGGGATGCCCTTCGCGGCGGGAGAGCATGGCGATCCCTGCGGCCCGCCATAATGCCACAAGGGAACGCCGATGAGCGACAATGA
- the acpS gene encoding holo-ACP synthase, with protein sequence MIIAIGSDLCSIERIQASLDRFGERFERRVFTEIERARAARRPFTRAGTYAKRFAAKEAFSKAVGTGFRQGVFMKDIGVINARSGAPTLALSGGAAVRLASITPAGYEAIVHLTLTDDHPWAQAFIVIEARPL encoded by the coding sequence ATGATTATCGCCATTGGCTCCGACCTGTGCAGCATCGAACGCATTCAGGCGTCGCTGGATCGTTTCGGGGAACGTTTCGAGAGACGGGTGTTTACCGAGATCGAGCGCGCCAGGGCGGCGCGCCGCCCGTTCACCCGCGCAGGCACATACGCCAAGCGCTTCGCCGCCAAGGAAGCGTTTTCGAAGGCGGTCGGCACAGGCTTCCGCCAGGGAGTTTTCATGAAGGACATCGGAGTAATCAATGCCCGGTCGGGCGCGCCCACCCTTGCGCTGAGCGGCGGTGCGGCGGTGCGGCTGGCCTCCATCACTCCCGCAGGATACGAAGCGATCGTGCATCTCACGCTTACCGACGATCATCCCTGGGCGCAGGCCTTCATCGTTATCGAGGCGCGGCCCTTATGA
- a CDS encoding pyridoxine 5'-phosphate synthase, producing MGSQPFPGKLRLGVNIDHVATIRNARGGDHPDPARAARIVAQAGGDGITIHLREDRRHIRDDDLARIREISELPLNLEMAATGEMLEIALRHGPHAACIVPERREERTTEGGLDAAGQHNMLQPVVSRLLDAGIRVSLFIAPDPRQIEAAMRLNAPVVEFHTGEYAHAEGDARAVELKRLGDMAALAARNGIEPHAGHGLTYENVQPIAAIPQLTELNIGHYLVGEAVFVGLEEAVRRMRDLMDAAR from the coding sequence ATGGGCAGCCAGCCGTTTCCCGGCAAGCTGAGGCTTGGCGTGAATATCGATCACGTCGCGACGATCCGCAACGCGCGCGGCGGAGATCATCCCGATCCCGCGCGGGCGGCCCGGATCGTGGCGCAGGCGGGCGGAGATGGGATCACCATCCATCTGCGGGAAGATCGCCGCCACATTCGCGACGATGACCTTGCCCGCATCCGTGAAATATCCGAACTGCCGCTCAATCTCGAAATGGCGGCTACCGGCGAAATGCTGGAGATCGCCCTGCGCCACGGCCCGCACGCGGCCTGCATCGTGCCGGAGCGGCGCGAGGAACGCACGACCGAGGGGGGACTCGACGCAGCCGGGCAGCACAATATGCTGCAGCCGGTGGTATCCCGCCTGCTCGACGCCGGCATCCGCGTCAGCCTGTTCATCGCCCCGGACCCGAGACAGATCGAAGCCGCGATGCGACTCAATGCGCCGGTGGTCGAGTTTCACACCGGGGAATATGCCCATGCGGAAGGGGATGCCCGGGCAGTGGAATTGAAGCGCCTCGGCGATATGGCCGCGCTCGCGGCTAGGAACGGGATCGAGCCTCACGCCGGGCACGGCCTGACCTATGAGAATGTCCAGCCGATTGCCGCCATCCCCCAGCTGACGGAACTGAACATCGGCCACTATCTCGTGGGCGAGGCGGTTTTCGTCGGGCTTGAAGAAGCGGTGCGCAGAATGCGTGACTTGATGGACGCCGCCCGATGA
- the pyrE gene encoding orotate phosphoribosyltransferase — MTDEEVLAEFRASGALLEGHFLLSSGRHSAHYLQCARVLMNPDRAGRLAVALAAEMSRDLRQAIDKVVSPAMGGIIFGHEMGRALGKDAIFVERPTGTFELRRGFTIAQGEKVLLVEDVVTTGLSSREAMAAVTEAGGEVIAAAALVDRSGGAVDLGVPFHPLVSLSFPTYAADELPSGLAAIPVEKPGSRAKA, encoded by the coding sequence ATGACAGACGAAGAGGTACTAGCCGAGTTCCGCGCAAGCGGCGCGCTGCTCGAAGGCCATTTCCTCCTATCCTCGGGCCGCCACAGCGCCCATTACCTGCAATGCGCGCGCGTGCTCATGAATCCGGATCGCGCCGGACGGCTGGCTGTCGCCCTTGCCGCCGAAATGTCTCGCGATCTGCGCCAGGCTATCGACAAGGTAGTCTCGCCCGCCATGGGCGGCATCATTTTCGGCCATGAGATGGGCCGCGCCCTGGGCAAGGACGCGATCTTCGTGGAGCGCCCCACCGGCACGTTCGAATTGCGCCGCGGCTTCACCATCGCCCAAGGGGAGAAAGTGCTGCTGGTGGAGGACGTCGTCACCACCGGCCTGTCCTCGCGCGAGGCCATGGCCGCGGTCACGGAAGCAGGCGGCGAAGTGATCGCGGCCGCCGCACTGGTCGACCGTTCCGGCGGCGCCGTGGATCTGGGCGTCCCCTTCCATCCGCTGGTGAGCCTGTCGTTCCCCACCTACGCCGCGGACGAACTGCCATCCGGGCTGGCCGCGATTCCCGTGGAAAAGCCCGGCAGCCGGGCAAAGGCCTGA
- the coxB gene encoding cytochrome c oxidase subunit II: MNFGKTARRGANTLLTGLVALAAAVLPQVAAAQEAVAEAANAAPVAAPATSEAAAPAAVPAAEGIARMMPEAGKGMPVEGGLGFQDQYSPIGEYALWMHDGVLLPIITVITLFVLGLMLWVIARYNRRANKVPSRTSHNTLIEVVWTLVPVLILVGIAIPSIDLLAKQFKSPPANALTVKLTGSQWFWTYSFPDNGEVEFDSKMLNIPGAPVINAGVREVGSDPSDGPSHLEVDNRLVLPVGEPIRLQVTASDVIHSFAVPALWFKLDAVPGRLNEKMIFIKEPGVYYGQCSELCGVKHGYMPIAIEARPRAEFEAWLLAKGGSFASKEKPAVAPAAAPAPADAASPAPAAGTAKQEAPAPAA, encoded by the coding sequence ATGAACTTCGGCAAAACTGCCCGCAGGGGGGCGAACACCTTGCTAACCGGCCTTGTGGCCCTTGCCGCAGCGGTTCTTCCGCAGGTGGCTGCAGCGCAGGAGGCCGTGGCCGAAGCCGCCAACGCCGCCCCGGTTGCGGCCCCCGCCACCAGCGAGGCTGCGGCTCCCGCGGCGGTGCCGGCCGCCGAGGGAATCGCCCGCATGATGCCGGAAGCCGGCAAGGGCATGCCGGTCGAGGGCGGGCTGGGCTTTCAGGATCAGTATTCCCCGATCGGGGAATATGCGCTCTGGATGCATGATGGCGTGCTGCTGCCGATCATCACCGTGATTACTCTGTTCGTGCTGGGCCTGATGCTGTGGGTGATCGCCCGCTACAACCGGCGCGCGAACAAGGTTCCTTCGCGGACCAGCCACAACACGCTGATCGAGGTGGTCTGGACGCTGGTTCCGGTGCTGATTCTGGTCGGGATCGCGATCCCGTCGATCGACCTGCTGGCCAAGCAGTTCAAGTCGCCGCCGGCCAATGCGCTGACCGTGAAACTTACCGGCAGCCAATGGTTCTGGACCTACAGCTTCCCCGACAATGGCGAAGTCGAGTTCGACTCGAAGATGCTCAATATTCCGGGCGCCCCCGTGATCAACGCGGGCGTGCGGGAAGTCGGTTCCGATCCGAGCGACGGCCCCTCCCACCTCGAAGTGGACAATCGCCTGGTGCTTCCGGTCGGTGAGCCGATCCGCCTCCAGGTCACCGCATCTGACGTGATTCACTCCTTTGCCGTCCCCGCGCTCTGGTTCAAGCTGGACGCGGTTCCGGGCCGCCTCAACGAGAAGATGATCTTCATCAAGGAGCCTGGCGTCTATTACGGCCAGTGTTCGGAGCTTTGCGGCGTGAAGCATGGCTATATGCCGATCGCCATCGAGGCTCGTCCGCGCGCCGAATTCGAGGCCTGGCTGCTTGCCAAGGGCGGCAGCTTCGCCAGCAAGGAAAAGCCCGCCGTCGCTCCAGCCGCTGCTCCGGCGCCTGCCGATGCCGCATCGCCGGCTCCGGCCGCCGGAACCGCGAAACAAGAAGCCCCGGCCCCTGCGGCCTGA